A window of Pectinophora gossypiella chromosome 12, ilPecGoss1.1, whole genome shotgun sequence contains these coding sequences:
- the LOC126371150 gene encoding uncharacterized protein LOC126371150 gives MISSIISRLVILVFGTLYPAYASYKAVRTKNLKEYVKWMMYWIVFALFTCTETFTDVFLSWFPFYYEVKIVLVLWLLSPATKGSSILYRKFVHPALCRREQEIDEYIAKAKDQGYHTVLNLGTKGVNYATTVIMQTAIKGGGGLVQQLRKSYSLSDLTECEPRDERCADEADDVLTEPRLIRRATVKSGYNTRRSASESNSRSPMYFPEVDVDLRAGRASRGDEPDFSHIKSSEDISSGYSSADNSASLTRTASLSAASRAKVRSRTTVTTIKRPQAAEESEVIIEELHDDDSFDYTNMPPLLNLPHNLYLSNTEPPFIYQLVGDQVRVIHVLGTNISSFNIENNDPDQWDQKEAFQDASPMKDSTDIESKEIPKTLDSTNNNDNEFASKEKSDERKPESVHENKEHIDIPFKNEEKDNDLPSTTVPSLDKCDVQVTIKNEDNDEQTTSENITKKDLDGLINPVEVVVPQVVNNEDPVETTSLDTSMNDNDSAESDDEASFGTPDDSPKSKRKSPKGKYGKGKAPPPPSTTQQSLHQVENSDGTKNTRDVQDGTEESLFEFVKTLPNTGFKETGKKGLQVVNPIAEKKLRHKSKSPGRIPKSGSGIGKLLQFPGKLAFWKNDDKTKDTLSTSSGDHSRRSSTIERTIDDFQSCNDLNELLKKSPRDDDTADDHLSFKDAEIGSEIISQDIIDKSDELQKLIEAKIESHPEYKYLSLHGNTGEIPSSSKSTDV, from the exons ATTGGTATTCGGGACCCTTTACCCGGCTTACGCTTCATATAAAGCTGTTCGCACGAAGAATTTGAAGGAATAC GTAAAATGGATGATGTACTGGATAGTTTTCGCCCTGTTCACTTGCACAGAGACGTTCACAGACGTCTTTCTGTCGTGGTTCCCGTTCTACTACGAGGTGAAGATAGTGCTGGTGCTGTGGCTTCTCTCGCCTGCCACCAAGGGTTCCTCTATTCTGTACAGGAAGTTTGTACACCCGGCGCTATGCAGGCGGGAACAG GAAATAGATGAGTACATAGCCAAGGCGAAGGACCAGGGCTACCACACGGTGCTCAACTTGGGCACGAAAGGCGTCAACTATGCCACCACAGTCATTATGCAGACCGCAATCAAA GGCGGCGGCGGGCTGGTGCAGCAGCTGCGCAAGAGTTACAGCTTGTCCGACCTTACGGAGTGCGAGCCGCGCGACGAGCGGTGCGCCGACGAGGCCGACGACGTGCTCACCGAGCCACGGCTCATACGACGCGCTACTGTTAAAAG CGGTTACAACACACGTCGCAGCGCGTCGGAGTCGAACAGCCGTTCGCCGATGTACTTCCCGGAGGTGGACGTGGATCTACGCGCCGGTCGCGCCAGTCGGGGCGACGAGCCAGATTTTAG CCATATAAAATCAAGCGAGGACATTAGCTCTGGCTACTCGAGTGCGGACAACTCGGCGTCCCTCACTCGCACAGCGTCGCTCAGCGCCGCGTCTAGAGCCAAAGTGCGCTCACGCACAACCGTCACCACCATCAAACGACCACAAGCAGCCGAG GAAAGTGAAGTAATCATCGAGGAGCTACACGACGACGATAGTTTTGATTATACGAATATGCCCCCCCTCTTAAATCTCCCCCACAATCTGTACTTGTCCAACACAGAACCCCCCTTTATATACCAACTTGTAGGAGACCAAGTAAGAGTTATCCACGTACTAGGTACTAATATCTCAAgttttaatattgaaaataacgATCCAGATCAATGGGACCAAAAAGAAGCTTTCCAGGACGCTTCTCCTATGAAGGATTCTACTGATATCGAAAGTAAAGAAATCCCTAAAACATTAGACTCTACTaacaataatgataatgaatttgCTAGTAAGGAAAAATCTGATGAACGAAAACCAGAAAGTGTGCATGAAAATAAAGAACATATCGATATCCCTtttaaaaatgaagaaaaagaCAATGACTTACCAAGTACCACTGTTCCAAGTTTAGATAAATGTGATGTTCAAGTAACGATTAAAAATGAAGATAACGATGAACAAACAACATCTGAGAATATTACGAAAAAAGATCTTGATGGTTTGATCAACCCTGTAGAAGTTGTAGTACCTCAAGTAGTAAATAATGAGGATCCTGTAGAAACTACGAGTCTCGATACGTCAATGAATGACAACGATTCCGCAGAGAGTGACGACGAGGCCTCATTTGGTACTCCAGATGATTCACCAAAAAGCAAAAGAAAATCACCGAAAGGAAAATATGGTAAAGGGAAAGCACCACCACCGCCAAGCACTACACAACAATCCCTACACCAAGTTGAAAACTCTGATGGCACTAAAAATACTCGAGATGTTCAAGATGGTACAgaagaaagtttatttgaaTTCGTGAAGACCTTACCTAATACTGGATTTAAGGAGACTGGAAAGAAAGGATTACAAGTAGTCAATCCCATAGCAGAGAAAAAACTTAGGCACAAATCGAAGTCACCTGGTAGAATTCCTAAAAGTGGTTCAGGCATAGGGAAACTCTTACAGTTTCCAGGCAAGTTAGCTTTTTGGAAAAACGATGACAAAACTAAAGACACTTTATCTACTTCGTCAGGAGAccatagtcggaggtcctcgactATCGAAAGGACAATTGATGACTTTCAAAGTTGTAACGATTTGAATGAACTTTTAAAGAAGTCACCGAGAGACGACGATACAGCCGATGATCACTTAAGTTTCAAAGATGCCGAAATTGGAAGCGAAATAATTTCGCAAGATATTATAGACAAAAGTGATGAGTTACAGAAACTCATTGAAGCAAAAATAGAGAGTCACCCAGAATATAAGTATCTTTCATTGCATGGAAATACTGGGGAAATACCGAGTTCATCAAAAAGTACTGATGTATGA
- the LOC126371151 gene encoding testis-expressed protein 10: protein MPQTGATRYQKFLKSEKSKTKLKAKKDLPKGTNVTKTNFKVKKIVIKEQLKKHGESEALSTRKLNAKELLSRLNHFNTHSRRDALEGIKELITSHPDVLEQNLGKFILGVTPLLMNVEKVVQREAIKALHLILSNVTVEKIEPFFDIMSTYLRSAMTHIDNRIQEDSLMALDVLLVCTPQKVAKDFHKILPNFLDMISKLRVDSKPGRTLTVNLGSQITTVKWRVKVLHRLQDFLRKFVEYHNINDNGKPKETTAYYFDDTKINHYNLLNPNYISVCQLSCFSSINLQDVLQIDEMDKFKEYMETLMPLLFETWLEVCPNVLSSEKNIEAVVTEDAAVLLRHTLEVIDMLWKLVQHFDKKSPSSKIQSLFCQKYKQPFNQHFVNAFPFVTNVRSRQTKSDNSVFEDTITDPKLIAENLEICHLFIMLNPNVNIKSQNREISSVLNYIEKTFNQNTQDNISDVVINILHTIFSKEITSWTKTVSVMDALFRKIIWAYFNKDMPGSVKQKIFTLLCKIALNDKLGHFHRSDTYEKWLINLPDILLEDSITVQTVDIIHKFAACNTKTFNTVVKPKLLKIIMNLPTLTISDATNDVNSYHKLFSILYWVKNWDCESLNLLEQQLLNNVYKSDHGKYIFDTLRMKSGGIL, encoded by the exons ATGCCGCAAACGGGTGCTACACGGTACCAAAAATTTTTAAAATCGGAAAAGAGTAAAACTAAACTGAAAGCTAAGAAAGATTTACCTAAGGGTACTAATGTAACAAAGACCAATTTTAAAGTGAAAAAGATTGTTATAAAGGAACAGCTGAAAAAACATGGGGAATCGGAAGCTTTATCTACTCGAAAACTGAATGCAAAAGAGCTGTTGTCCCGTCTGAATCATTTTAACACTCATTCACGAAGAGATGCGCTAGAAGGAATTAAAGAGCTGATAACTTCACATCCTGATGTTTTGGAGCAGAATCTTGGAAAATTCATTCTTGGTGTCACTCCTCTACTAATGAATGTTGAAAAAGTG GTTCAGCGAGAAGCTATCAAAGCTTTGCATCTTATATTATCGAATGTAACGGTAGAAAAAATAGAACCATTCTTTGATATCATGTCTACTTACCTGAGGAGTGCTATGACCCATATTGACAACAGAATTCAAGAAGATTCCCTCATGGCCTTAGATGTTCTTTTAGTCTGTACACCACAGAAAGTTGCCAAAGATTTTCACAAAATATTACCTAACTTTTTAGACATGATATCAAAGTTAAGAGTGGACTCTAAACCTGGAAGAACATTAACTGTAAATCTGGGTAGTCAAATTACAACTGTCAAATGGAGAGTGAAAGTCTTGCACCGTCTTCAAGACTTCTTACGTAAATTTGTTGAGTACCATAACATTAATGATAATGGCAAACCCAAAGAGACAACCGCATATTATTTTGATGACACTAAGATCAATCACTACAATTTACTCAACCCCAATTACATATCTGTTTGTCAGTTGTCCTGTTTCTCATCTATTAACTTGCAAGATGTACTGCAAATTGATGAAATGGACAAATTCAAAGAATACATGGAAACATTAATGCCTTTGCTGTTTGAAACCTGGCTTGAAGTTTGTCCAAATGTACTAAgttctgaaaaaaatattgaagctGTTGTTACTGAAGATGCTGCAGTTTTATTAAGACATACTCTGGAGGTCATTGACATGTTGTGGAAACTTGTTCAACATTTTGATAAGAAATCTCCAAGTTCTAAAATACAGAGTCTATTTTGCCAAAAATACAAACAACCATTTAACCAACATTTTGTCAATGCTTTCCCGTTTGTTACAAATGTAAGGTCAAGACAAACAAAATCAGACAACTCAGTATTTGAAGACACAATCACAGATCCAAAATTAATAGCTGAAAACTTGGAAATATGCCACCTGTTCATCATGCTTAACCCAAATGTTAACATTAAAAGTCAAAACAGAGAAATCAGCTCAGTCCTCAATTACATTGAGAAAACATTCAATCAGAACACCCAAGATAACATTAGTGATGTTGTAATCAATATTCTTCACACTATCTTTTCAAAGGAAATCACTAGTTGGACAAAAACCGTATCAGTAATGGATGCTTTGTTCAGGAAAATTATTTGGgcttattttaataaagatatgCCAGGCTCCGTCAAGCAGAAGATTTTCACATTACTATGTAAAATTGCTCTAAACGACAAGCTTGGGCATTTCCACAGGAGTGACACTTATGAGAAATGGCTTATCAATTTACCAGATATTTTGCTTGAAGATTCTATAACAGTACAAACCGTCGATATCATCCACAAATTTGCTGCATGTAACACCAAAACTTTCAATACTGTTGTGAAGCCCAAATTGTTgaaaattatcatgaatttgCCCACACTGACTATTTCAGATGCTACCAATGATGTTAATAGTTATCACAAGTTGTTTTCAATATTGTATTGGGTGAAAAACTGGGATTGTGAATCATTGAATTTGTTAGAACAACAGTTACtaaacaatgtttataaaagTGATCATGGTAAATACATATTTGATACTCTAAGAATGAAAAGTGGTGGAATATTGtaa
- the LOC126371156 gene encoding nucleolar protein 16 produces MKVKKVHRKKKYLHKLNRKRMNRHQRSTGDVQCEAIKEAWDPKKSSLRNLKEMGLANDPNKAIKIPSYKRDQLKRAKKIVNLGESDEEEEEEPKIVPKSEVVERLEKEARAPRQRKFMLPKSQVEFLTYLLDKYGHDYKAMERDKKNFYQETWKQLRAKIKTFMGIPKQYGEYLKARGLLDKEEDDEELKKQAKALVMDDSD; encoded by the exons ATGAAAGTTAAAAAAGTTCATCGGAAGAAGAAATATCTTCACAAACTAAACAGAAAGCGTATGAACAGGCATCAACGCAGCACTGGCGACGTACAATG TGAAGCTATCAAAGAAGCGTGGGACCCCAAAAAATCATCACTACGGAACCTTAAAGAAATGGGCCTTGCAAATGACCCCAATAAAGCGATCAAAATCCCAAGTTACAAACGAGATCAACTAAAAAGAGCaaagaaaatagttaatttAGGCGAATCTGATGAAGAGGAGGAGGAGGAGCCTAAAATTGTGCCAAAATCAGAAGTGGTGGAGAGGTTAGAAAAAGAAGCAAGAGCACCACGGCAAAGAAAGTTTAT GTTGCCTAAGAGTCAAGTGGAGTTTTTAACATATTTACTTGACAAATATGGGCATGATTACAAAGCAATGGAAAGGGACAAAAAAAACTTCTATCAGGAGACATGGAAGCAGTTACGTGCAAAAATTAAGACTTTTATGGGCATTCCAAAGCAGTATGGAGAATATCTCAAAGCTAGAGGATTGCTTgacaaagaagaagatgatGAAGAATTGAAGAAACAAGCAAAAGCACTTGTTATGGATGACAGTGATTAG
- the LOC126371155 gene encoding protein DPCD — protein sequence MKRKCLIEDVDGNLDSFEKKIRANFASTSNSTSATMHKNSIWYRSLLDAEKTCLKEDKIKKIHYKFDDGKEMVEEYNIDTQVLLRRAWKVKAKLGGEGKWDVEVGDPIPDGIPTNMEAADITERNDQPQLTRRNTRVNLEWRIRNLPYPIETYSVSANNDERRIIIRTTNKKYFKKLEVPELDRLNLPLEQANIQASHKYNTLIIVYKKPQPLLDMEKEWYEELKKVKAVKDIPDNCKAQ from the exons atgaaaagaaaatgtttaatcGAAGACGTTGACGGTAATCTCGACAGCTTCGAGAAGAAAATTAGAGCTAATTTCGCGAGTACTTCCAATTCAACTTCGGCAACAATGCACAAAAATTCAATCTGGTACAGGTCACTTCTTGACGCGGAAAAAACTTGCCTAAAAgaagataaaataaagaaaattcacTACAAATTCGATGATGGCAAGGAAATGGTGGAAGAGTATAATATAGACACTCAAGTACTGCTACGTAGAGCGTGGAAGGTAAAAGCGAAGCTCGGAGGAGAAGGGAAATGGGATGTAGAAGTTGGTGACCCAATCCCAGATGGTATACCTACTAATATGGAAGCTGCTGATATAACGGAGAGAAATGATCAG CCACAACTAACAAGACGTAACACAAGAGTGAATCTGGAATGGAGAATCCGAAATTTGCCTTACCCCATTGAGACATATTCTGTTAGTGCCAATAATGATGAGAGGCGCATTATTATCCGTACTACTAATAAGAAGTATTTTAAGAAACTAGAGGTCCCCGAACTGGATAGACTTAATCTACCATTAGAGCAAGCCAACATACAGGCTTCACATAAGTATAATACTTTAATTATTGTG tataAGAAACCTCAACCATTACTAGACATGGAGAAAGAATGGTACGAAGAATTGAAGAAGGTTAAAGCCGTCAAGGACATTCCTGATAATTGTAAAGCGCAGTAA